The proteins below come from a single Fusobacterium nucleatum genomic window:
- a CDS encoding amino acid ABC transporter ATP-binding/permease protein, whose amino-acid sequence MKNRSTFNIVFNLLKLLDSLWKFMTIAVSTGVIGFIFSFCITLFGAYAFLSIIPATKDSLKYVFGGGYSTQTYFYAMIFCGFFRAILHYLEQFTNHYIAFHILAEIRVKLFKIMRKLAPAKMENKNQGNLISMITSDIELLEVFYAHTISPVLIAFFTSIFLFIYFFKLSYIYALYMLFAQFIVGIVVPYIAHKRSAKSGVEVRSKLGKLNDEFLDKLKGIREIIQYSQGKKVLKKIDEITSSLGENQKDLRNKASEVQMMVDSAIIILSIAQLLLSLFLVSKGLVSIEASILAGVLQVGSFAPYINIAALGNILAQTFASGERVLNLMDEKPAVSDDVSIVNDDITENDDILIDNISYCYENTNNKILKDFSLKIKKGQLTGIMGASGCGKSTLLKLIMRFWDIDSGKIILDKKNIKSIPLKNLYQKFNYMTQSTSLFIGNIRDNLLVAKADATDEEIYTALKKASFYDYVMSLPDKLDSVVEEGGKNFSGGERQRIGLARAFLANREFFLLDEPTSNLDILNEAIILKSLADEAKDKTVILVSHRESTLSICNNIFKI is encoded by the coding sequence ATGAAAAATCGTTCAACTTTTAATATAGTATTTAACTTATTAAAACTTTTAGACTCTCTTTGGAAATTTATGACTATTGCAGTGTCAACTGGTGTAATTGGCTTTATATTTTCTTTTTGTATAACACTTTTTGGAGCTTATGCCTTTTTAAGTATTATTCCTGCCACAAAAGATAGTCTTAAATATGTTTTTGGTGGAGGATATTCAACCCAAACATATTTTTATGCAATGATATTTTGTGGATTTTTTAGAGCTATTTTACATTATTTAGAGCAATTTACAAATCATTATATAGCATTTCATATTTTGGCAGAAATAAGAGTCAAATTGTTTAAAATTATGAGAAAACTTGCCCCTGCTAAAATGGAAAATAAAAATCAAGGAAATTTAATTTCTATGATAACATCAGATATTGAGCTTTTAGAAGTTTTTTATGCTCATACTATTTCACCTGTTTTAATTGCATTTTTTACAAGTATTTTCTTGTTTATCTATTTCTTTAAATTGAGTTATATTTATGCTCTATATATGTTGTTTGCACAATTTATTGTAGGTATTGTAGTTCCATATATAGCTCATAAAAGGTCAGCAAAATCTGGTGTAGAAGTTAGAAGTAAATTAGGAAAATTAAATGATGAATTTTTAGATAAATTAAAAGGAATAAGAGAAATTATACAATATTCACAAGGTAAGAAAGTATTAAAGAAAATTGATGAAATAACTTCATCTTTGGGAGAAAATCAAAAAGATTTAAGAAATAAAGCATCAGAAGTTCAAATGATGGTTGATTCTGCTATAATAATACTTTCTATTGCTCAGTTGCTTTTAAGCCTTTTCTTAGTTTCAAAAGGTTTAGTAAGTATTGAAGCTTCTATCTTAGCAGGAGTTTTACAAGTTGGAAGCTTTGCCCCTTATATTAATATAGCTGCTCTTGGGAATATACTTGCTCAAACTTTTGCATCTGGGGAAAGAGTTTTAAATCTAATGGATGAAAAGCCAGCAGTGAGTGATGATGTTTCTATTGTAAATGATGATATTACAGAAAATGATGATATCCTTATAGATAATATTTCTTATTGTTATGAAAATACTAATAATAAAATTTTAAAAGATTTTTCTTTAAAAATTAAAAAAGGACAATTAACTGGAATTATGGGGGCAAGTGGTTGTGGAAAATCTACACTTTTAAAATTGATTATGAGATTTTGGGATATAGATTCAGGTAAAATTATATTAGATAAGAAAAATATAAAATCTATACCTTTAAAAAATCTATATCAAAAATTTAACTATATGACACAATCTACTAGCCTATTTATTGGAAATATAAGAGATAATTTATTGGTTGCAAAAGCTGATGCTACTGATGAAGAAATCTATACTGCATTAAAAAAAGCTTCATTTTATGACTATGTTATGTCTTTACCAGATAAGTTAGATAGTGTAGTTGAAGAAGGTGGAAAGAACTTTTCTGGTGGAGAAAGGCAAAGAATTGGACTTGCAAGAGCTTTCCTTGCTAATAGAGAATTTTTCTTGTTAGATGAGCCAACTTCTAATTTGGATATATTAAATGAAGCTATAATTTTAAAATCATTAGCTGATGAAGCTAAGGATAAAACTGTTATTTTAGTATCACATAGAGAGTCTACACTTTCTATTTGTAATAATATATTTAAAATTTAA
- a CDS encoding flavodoxin family protein translates to MKTLIIYSSQTGNTKMVCEKAFEYINGEKVIIPIKEKNSINLDEFDNIVVGTWIDKANANAEARKFINTLSNKKIFFIGTLAASLESEHAKKCFNNLTKLCSKKNNFVDGVLTRGKVSKDLQEKFTKFPLNIIHKFVPNMKEIILEADSHPNETDFLLIKNFIDKNFNS, encoded by the coding sequence ATGAAAACTTTAATAATTTATTCATCACAAACTGGAAATACAAAAATGGTTTGTGAAAAAGCATTTGAATATATAAATGGAGAAAAAGTGATTATTCCTATTAAAGAAAAAAATAGTATAAACTTAGATGAATTTGATAACATTGTTGTAGGAACTTGGATAGATAAAGCTAATGCTAATGCAGAAGCTAGAAAATTTATTAATACTTTATCTAACAAAAAAATATTTTTTATAGGAACTTTGGCAGCTTCTTTAGAATCTGAACATGCTAAAAAATGTTTTAATAATCTTACAAAACTTTGTTCTAAAAAAAATAATTTTGTTGATGGAGTTTTAACAAGAGGGAAAGTTTCAAAGGATTTACAAGAAAAATTTACTAAATTTCCTTTAAATATTATCCATAAATTTGTTCCTAATATGAAAGAAATAATTTTAGAGGCTGACTCACACCCTAATGAAACTGATTTTTTGTTAATCAAAAATTTTATTGATAAAAATTTCAATTCCTAA
- a CDS encoding TetR/AcrR family transcriptional regulator, whose product MARKCAYTKEMILEAAIKLFKKEGSDAITAKNIAKELGCSVAPIYSVYLSLDDLKKDLAFEIEKTILEEKNIHPLLSKMLAKLEVNDTDEQLLSKLEEFKRNILNKDNKMSIFSQFSEFISLIYQTKKTKFSKLKILEIIAKHKKYITEFRNSKSK is encoded by the coding sequence ATGGCTAGGAAATGTGCTTACACTAAGGAAATGATACTAGAAGCAGCTATAAAACTCTTTAAAAAAGAAGGTTCAGATGCTATAACTGCAAAAAATATTGCAAAAGAACTGGGTTGTTCAGTAGCACCTATATATTCTGTTTACTTGAGTTTAGATGATTTGAAAAAGGATTTAGCTTTTGAAATTGAAAAAACTATACTTGAAGAGAAAAATATTCATCCTTTACTTTCAAAAATGCTTGCTAAATTGGAAGTAAATGACACTGATGAGCAACTTTTATCTAAGTTAGAAGAATTTAAAAGAAATATATTAAACAAAGATAATAAAATGAGTATTTTTTCTCAATTTTCAGAATTTATATCTTTGATTTACCAAACAAAAAAAACTAAATTTTCAAAATTAAAAATTCTTGAAATCATTGCAAAACATAAAAAATATATAACAGAATTTAGAAATAGCAAGAGTAAATAG
- a CDS encoding peptidase U32 family protein translates to MKKVELLAPAGNMEKFKMALHYGADAVFMGGKMFNLRAGSNNFSDKELEEAVTYAHERGKRVYITLNIIPHNDELEALPEYVKFLEKVGVDGVIVADLGVFQIVKENSNLNISISTQASNTNWRSVKMWKDMGAKRVVLAREISLENIKEIREKVPDIELEVFVHGAMCMAISGRCLLSNYMTGRDANRGDCSQACRWKYSLVEETRPGENMPVYEDEHGTYIFNSKDLCTIEMIDKILDAGVDSLKIEGRMKGIYYVSNCVKVYKDALNSYYSGNYEYNPEWKTELESISNRSYTEGFYHGKAGVESLNYNNRNSYSQTHKLVAKIEKKLSDNEYLVAIRNKLFVGQEVQIVSPEIKVRDFKMPEMILLDKMGRETESVESANPNSFVKIKTDIPMNELDMLRIVL, encoded by the coding sequence TTGAAAAAAGTAGAATTACTAGCACCTGCTGGAAATATGGAAAAATTTAAGATGGCATTACATTATGGAGCAGATGCTGTATTTATGGGTGGAAAAATGTTTAATTTGAGAGCAGGGAGCAATAACTTCTCTGATAAAGAATTGGAAGAAGCTGTTACTTATGCTCATGAAAGAGGGAAAAGAGTTTATATAACTTTAAATATAATTCCACACAATGATGAATTAGAGGCTTTACCTGAATATGTAAAGTTTTTAGAAAAAGTAGGAGTAGATGGAGTTATCGTTGCTGACTTAGGAGTATTCCAAATTGTAAAAGAAAACTCCAATTTGAATATCAGTATCAGTACACAAGCTAGCAATACAAACTGGAGATCAGTTAAGATGTGGAAAGATATGGGAGCAAAAAGAGTTGTTCTTGCAAGAGAAATTTCTTTGGAAAATATAAAAGAAATTAGAGAAAAAGTTCCTGATATAGAATTAGAAGTTTTTGTACATGGAGCTATGTGTATGGCAATTTCTGGAAGATGTTTACTTAGTAACTATATGACAGGCAGAGATGCAAATAGAGGAGATTGTTCTCAAGCTTGTAGATGGAAATATTCTTTGGTTGAAGAAACAAGACCAGGTGAAAATATGCCAGTCTATGAAGATGAACATGGAACATATATCTTTAACTCAAAAGATTTATGTACTATTGAAATGATAGATAAAATCTTAGACGCAGGAGTAGATTCACTTAAAATTGAAGGTAGAATGAAAGGGATTTATTATGTTTCTAACTGTGTAAAAGTATATAAGGATGCATTAAATTCTTATTATAGTGGAAATTATGAATATAATCCTGAATGGAAAACTGAACTTGAATCTATTTCAAATAGGTCATATACAGAAGGTTTCTATCATGGAAAAGCAGGAGTTGAATCTTTAAATTATAACAATAGAAATTCTTATAGCCAAACACATAAATTAGTTGCTAAAATAGAGAAAAAATTAAGTGATAATGAATATTTAGTAGCAATTAGAAATAAATTATTTGTTGGACAAGAAGTTCAAATTGTTAGTCCAGAAATAAAAGTCAGAGATTTTAAAATGCCTGAAATGATTTTATTAGATAAAATGGGTAGAGAAACTGAAAGTGTTGAATCTGCAAATCCAAATTCATTTGTAAAAATAAAAACAGATATACCTATGAATGAGCTTGATATGTTGAGAATTGTTTTATAG
- the dnaB gene encoding replicative DNA helicase, with protein MEFENLKKIPHSLEAERALIGGIFYNQDLFDEIRDIVKKEDFYKVEHSAIYEAIEKVYSDSKGVDAILIDEEIKKSNSKNKEEILQILSDILDEITSSYNLLEYANLIREKAMLRRLGNVGVEITQLAYNDVRVAEEIIDEAEAKVLNLSKNILKNSIVDMKTAGVEEIIRMERVSENRGKTLGIPTGFIDLDRMTSGLNNSDLIILAARPAMGKTAFALNVALNAGKEKKNVLVFSLEMPVQQLYQRLLSIESGISQNKLKNAYLEDQDWEKLTIATGILSNSNIFVADLPHTNVLEIRSYARKMKSQKQLDLIIIDYLQLINGTGRGGSEFNRQQEISDISRALKGLARELDVPVIALSQLSRAVESRVDKRPMLSDLRESGAIEQDADIVAFLYREEYYIPDTENKGITELIIGKHRNGATGTIKLNFLSEFTKFTNYTDQVK; from the coding sequence ATGGAATTTGAAAATTTAAAAAAAATTCCTCATAGCTTAGAGGCTGAGAGAGCCTTAATAGGAGGAATTTTCTATAATCAAGATTTATTTGATGAAATTAGAGATATAGTTAAAAAAGAAGATTTTTATAAGGTTGAACATTCAGCCATTTATGAAGCAATAGAAAAAGTCTATTCTGATAGCAAAGGGGTAGATGCAATTTTAATTGATGAAGAAATAAAGAAAAGTAATTCAAAAAATAAAGAAGAAATACTACAAATTTTAAGTGATATTTTAGATGAAATTACAAGTTCATATAATCTTTTAGAATATGCAAATTTAATCAGAGAAAAAGCTATGTTGAGACGGCTTGGAAATGTGGGCGTGGAAATAACTCAACTTGCCTATAATGATGTCAGAGTAGCAGAAGAAATTATAGATGAAGCAGAAGCAAAAGTTTTAAATCTATCAAAAAATATTTTAAAAAATAGTATAGTTGATATGAAAACTGCTGGTGTTGAAGAAATAATAAGAATGGAAAGGGTCAGTGAAAATAGAGGAAAAACTTTAGGTATTCCAACAGGTTTCATTGATTTGGATAGAATGACCAGTGGACTTAACAATTCTGATTTAATAATTTTAGCAGCAAGACCAGCTATGGGAAAGACAGCTTTTGCTTTAAATGTAGCTTTAAATGCAGGAAAAGAAAAAAAGAATGTATTAGTATTTAGTCTTGAAATGCCAGTTCAACAATTATATCAAAGACTTTTATCTATTGAATCAGGTATTTCACAAAATAAATTAAAAAATGCTTATCTTGAAGATCAGGATTGGGAAAAGTTGACAATAGCAACAGGAATTTTATCTAATTCAAATATATTTGTTGCCGATTTACCTCATACAAATGTATTAGAAATTAGATCTTATGCTAGAAAGATGAAAAGTCAAAAACAGTTAGATTTAATTATAATAGATTATCTACAATTAATAAATGGTACTGGTAGAGGTGGTTCTGAATTTAATAGACAACAAGAAATTTCAGATATATCAAGAGCATTAAAAGGACTTGCCAGAGAATTAGATGTGCCAGTTATTGCACTTTCTCAATTATCAAGAGCTGTTGAAAGTAGAGTTGATAAAAGGCCTATGCTTTCAGATTTAAGAGAATCAGGAGCAATAGAACAAGATGCTGATATAGTTGCTTTTCTTTATAGAGAAGAATACTATATACCAGACACAGAAAACAAAGGTATAACAGAATTAATTATAGGTAAGCATAGAAATGGAGCTACTGGAACAATAAAGCTTAATTTCCTAAGTGAATTTACAAAGTTTACAAATTATACAGATCAAGTTAAATAA
- the rplI gene encoding 50S ribosomal protein L9 — translation MAKIQVILLEDVAGQGRKGEIVTVSDGYARNFLFNNKKGVLATPEELQKIENRKKKEAKKQEEERNKSLELKKLLESKVLNIPVKAGENGKLFGAITSKEIASQIKDELGLDIDKKKIEANIKNLGPDEVHIKLFTDVKAIIKVNVIAK, via the coding sequence ATGGCAAAAATACAAGTAATACTTTTAGAAGATGTTGCAGGACAAGGAAGAAAAGGGGAGATAGTAACAGTATCAGATGGGTATGCTCGTAATTTTCTTTTTAATAATAAAAAAGGAGTTTTAGCAACTCCTGAAGAATTGCAAAAAATAGAAAATAGAAAGAAAAAAGAAGCTAAAAAACAAGAAGAAGAAAGAAATAAATCTTTGGAATTAAAAAAATTATTAGAAAGTAAAGTTTTAAATATCCCAGTTAAAGCAGGAGAAAATGGTAAATTATTTGGAGCTATCACAAGTAAAGAAATAGCAAGCCAAATAAAAGATGAACTAGGTTTAGATATAGATAAAAAGAAAATTGAAGCAAATATCAAAAATCTAGGACCTGATGAAGTTCATATTAAGTTATTCACTGATGTTAAAGCAATTATAAAAGTAAATGTGATTGCTAAATAG
- the dnaX gene encoding DNA polymerase III subunit gamma/tau: protein MHITLYRKYRPSSFSEVSGENEIVKSLKLSLKNKSMAHAYLFSGPRGVGKTTIARLIAKGVNCLNLKENGEPCNECKNCKAINEGRFSDLIEIDAASNRSIDEIRSLKEKINYQPVEGLKKVYIIDEAHMLTKEAFNALLKTLEEPPAHVMFILATTELEKILPTIISRCQRYDFKPLDLEEMKAGLEYILKEENLSMTDDVYPVIYENSSGSMRDSISILERLIVTANGKEIDLKIAEDTLGITPSSRIKIFLNKILNENEYDIINELESLANESFDIELFFKDLAKYCKNAIVKKELDIDKGLKIISTIYDVIGKFKFEDDKKLVGYVIVAEILSNTKQAVVKVVTTTQTNVNPTNSSIEETKKDKVNIKLTISDVKNNWNSILAEANNKRLSYRAFLMGASPIKIENNILFINYDRKFKFAKEQMETPEYSQEFTKIVREFFNEDNLEIKYEVVGQKKDEENNNSEFFKKIENYFKGEN from the coding sequence ATGCATATTACACTTTATAGAAAATATAGACCAAGTAGTTTTTCAGAAGTATCTGGTGAAAATGAAATAGTAAAAAGTTTAAAACTATCTTTAAAGAATAAATCTATGGCACATGCTTATCTTTTTTCAGGACCAAGAGGTGTAGGGAAAACGACTATTGCAAGACTTATAGCAAAAGGGGTAAATTGTCTTAATTTAAAGGAAAATGGTGAGCCTTGTAATGAATGTAAAAATTGTAAAGCAATAAATGAAGGAAGATTTTCTGATTTAATAGAAATAGATGCTGCTTCTAATAGAAGTATAGATGAAATTAGAAGTTTAAAAGAGAAAATTAATTATCAACCAGTGGAAGGTTTGAAAAAAGTATACATAATAGATGAAGCACATATGCTTACAAAAGAGGCGTTTAATGCACTTTTAAAAACTTTGGAAGAGCCACCTGCACATGTTATGTTTATACTGGCAACAACAGAGTTGGAAAAAATATTACCTACTATAATTTCTCGCTGTCAGAGATATGATTTTAAACCTCTTGATTTAGAGGAAATGAAAGCAGGACTTGAATATATACTAAAAGAAGAAAATTTATCTATGACTGATGATGTCTATCCGGTTATTTATGAAAATTCTTCTGGAAGTATGAGGGATTCAATTTCTATTTTAGAAAGACTTATAGTTACAGCAAATGGCAAAGAAATAGATTTAAAAATAGCAGAAGATACACTAGGAATAACGCCAAGTTCAAGAATAAAAATATTTTTAAATAAAATATTAAATGAAAATGAATATGATATAATAAATGAGCTTGAAAGTTTGGCAAATGAATCTTTTGATATAGAGTTATTTTTTAAAGATTTAGCAAAATATTGTAAAAATGCTATTGTAAAAAAAGAATTAGATATAGATAAAGGTTTAAAAATAATTTCAACAATATATGATGTTATAGGAAAATTTAAGTTTGAAGATGATAAAAAACTTGTTGGCTATGTGATAGTTGCAGAGATTTTATCTAATACAAAACAGGCAGTTGTAAAAGTTGTAACAACAACTCAAACAAATGTAAATCCTACTAACTCATCAATAGAAGAAACAAAAAAGGATAAAGTAAATATAAAACTAACAATTTCAGATGTAAAAAATAATTGGAACTCTATTCTTGCAGAGGCAAATAATAAAAGGCTTTCATACAGGGCTTTTTTAATGGGAGCTAGTCCTATAAAGATAGAAAATAATATACTTTTTATAAATTATGATAGAAAATTTAAGTTTGCAAAAGAACAGATGGAAACTCCTGAATATAGCCAAGAATTTACTAAAATTGTGAGAGAATTTTTTAATGAAGATAATTTAGAAATTAAGTATGAAGTTGTTGGTCAAAAAAAAGATGAAGAAAATAATAATTCTGAATTTTTTAAAAAGATAGAGAATTATTTCAAAGGAGAAAATTAG
- a CDS encoding sigma-54-dependent transcriptional regulator produces the protein MLLLGFRLDNDLKLEFENNFENDLVFVENIMSFMEAIKSRKYEAIVIDERNSREDALINLIIKVTEVQKKAVVIILGETSNWRIIAGSIKAGAYDYILKPELPRTIVRIVEKSVKDYKGLVERVDKTKSTGEKLIGRSKLMIDLYKVIGKVANNSAPVLVTGERGTGKTSVAKAIHQFSNVHDKPLISINCNSYRANLLERKLFGYEKGSFEGAAFSQYGELEKAEGGILHLANIESLSLDMQSKILFLLEENKFLRLGGTEPINAFVRIIASTSVNLEELIEKGLFIDELYRKLKVLEIDIPNLKERKEDIPFIIDHYMAECNQEMNKNIKGVTKVALKKIMRYDWPGNVNELKNAIKYAVAMCRGSSILIEDLPPNVVGEKILNGKEDSRTVSIENLVKNEINQLRSKNKKRDYYFEIISKIEKEIIKQVLEITNGKKVETAEILGITRNTLRTKMNYYDLE, from the coding sequence ATGTTGTTATTGGGTTTTCGTCTTGACAATGACTTAAAATTAGAGTTTGAAAATAATTTTGAAAATGATTTAGTATTTGTAGAAAATATAATGTCTTTTATGGAAGCAATAAAAAGCAGAAAATACGAAGCAATAGTTATAGATGAAAGAAATTCAAGGGAAGATGCATTAATTAATTTGATTATAAAAGTTACAGAGGTACAAAAGAAAGCAGTTGTAATTATTTTGGGAGAAACTTCAAATTGGAGAATTATTGCAGGGAGTATAAAAGCTGGAGCCTATGACTATATATTAAAACCAGAGCTACCTAGAACTATTGTAAGAATAGTAGAAAAATCAGTAAAAGATTATAAGGGACTTGTAGAAAGAGTTGATAAAACAAAGAGTACAGGGGAAAAATTAATAGGTAGAAGTAAACTTATGATAGATCTTTATAAAGTTATAGGAAAAGTTGCAAACAACTCTGCACCAGTTTTAGTAACAGGGGAAAGAGGAACAGGAAAAACAAGTGTTGCTAAAGCAATACACCAATTTAGCAATGTTCATGATAAACCTCTTATAAGTATAAATTGCAATTCATATAGAGCAAATTTGTTGGAGAGAAAATTATTTGGTTATGAGAAGGGTTCATTTGAAGGGGCAGCATTCAGTCAATATGGTGAATTAGAAAAAGCTGAAGGAGGAATACTTCATCTAGCAAATATAGAATCTTTGAGCCTTGATATGCAATCTAAAATTCTATTTTTATTGGAAGAAAATAAATTTTTGAGATTGGGAGGAACGGAGCCAATAAATGCTTTTGTAAGAATAATAGCTTCTACAAGTGTTAATTTAGAAGAACTTATTGAAAAAGGTTTGTTTATTGATGAACTTTATAGGAAACTAAAAGTTTTAGAAATAGATATACCTAATTTAAAAGAGAGAAAAGAGGATATCCCTTTTATTATAGATCACTATATGGCAGAATGTAATCAAGAAATGAATAAGAATATAAAAGGTGTTACTAAGGTAGCATTAAAAAAGATAATGAGATATGATTGGCCAGGCAATGTAAATGAATTAAAAAATGCTATAAAATATGCCGTTGCAATGTGTAGAGGTTCTAGTATTTTAATAGAAGATTTACCTCCTAATGTTGTTGGAGAAAAAATTTTAAATGGAAAAGAGGATTCTAGAACTGTATCTATTGAAAATTTAGTTAAAAATGAAATAAATCAATTAAGAAGTAAAAATAAAAAAAGGGACTATTATTTTGAAATAATTTCTAAAATTGAAAAAGAAATCATCAAACAAGTGCTTGAAATTACTAATGGTAAAAAAGTAGAAACGGCTGAAATTTTAGGTATTACAAGAAATACTTTAAGAACAAAAATGAATTATTATGATTTGGAGTAG
- a CDS encoding energy transducer TonB, with protein sequence MKKNDYICLFLSIVINIAILFVLAMFLTNEIVETDEIKIGLISTESDASTRFKGEKNVNAKKQNLDADSIEKKIEEDKTQEEKPENKPIEKSEKERPEKKVEESKNAEKTVQVDDKPKTTSKKEKPSLADLKKQISNSQPKTSNGSFSPTADSDGEEIVDRVLQSVTYSNGLVSGSKMGNSEGGLLVDWNDGNRAPEFPQSARASGKHGKLKIKLKVDKAGNILSYVIVEGSGVPEIDASVERVVGAWRVKLLKKGKPVNGTFYLNYNFNFK encoded by the coding sequence ATGAAGAAAAATGACTATATTTGTTTATTTTTATCAATAGTTATAAATATAGCAATTCTTTTTGTATTAGCAATGTTTCTAACAAATGAAATAGTAGAAACAGATGAAATAAAAATAGGTTTAATATCAACTGAATCTGATGCAAGTACAAGATTTAAAGGTGAGAAAAATGTAAATGCTAAAAAGCAAAATTTAGATGCAGACAGTATAGAGAAAAAAATTGAAGAAGATAAGACTCAGGAAGAAAAACCAGAAAATAAACCAATAGAAAAGTCTGAGAAAGAAAGACCAGAAAAAAAGGTTGAAGAAAGTAAAAATGCTGAAAAGACAGTTCAAGTAGATGATAAACCTAAAACAACATCTAAAAAAGAAAAACCATCATTGGCAGATTTAAAGAAACAAATATCTAATTCACAGCCTAAGACTTCAAATGGAAGTTTTAGCCCAACAGCTGACTCTGATGGAGAAGAAATTGTAGACAGAGTTTTACAAAGTGTAACTTATTCAAATGGTTTAGTATCAGGAAGTAAAATGGGAAATTCTGAAGGAGGCTTATTAGTTGATTGGAATGATGGTAATAGAGCACCAGAATTTCCACAATCAGCAAGAGCTTCTGGAAAGCATGGTAAATTGAAAATTAAATTAAAAGTTGATAAAGCTGGAAATATTTTATCTTATGTTATAGTAGAAGGAAGTGGAGTACCAGAAATAGATGCTTCTGTTGAAAGAGTTGTAGGAGCTTGGAGGGTAAAACTTCTAAAAAAAGGTAAGCCTGTAAATGGAACATTTTATCTAAATTATAATTTTAATTTCAAATAA
- a CDS encoding ExbD/TolR family protein, whose protein sequence is MKLERIKRRSGGTLVLEITPLIDVVFLLLIFFMLATSFDERSAFKIDLPKSTAAKTKSTLKEVQVLVDKEKNIYLRYTDNSGKTQRDKLDLSNFVSVVSEKLNTSESKDVMISADKAIDYGFIVEIMSLLKESGASAINIDTAIKSR, encoded by the coding sequence ATGAAATTAGAAAGAATAAAAAGAAGAAGTGGTGGAACATTAGTTCTTGAAATAACACCACTTATAGATGTAGTTTTTCTTTTACTTATTTTCTTTATGTTGGCAACAAGTTTTGATGAAAGATCAGCTTTTAAAATAGATTTGCCTAAGTCTACTGCTGCAAAGACAAAAAGCACATTAAAAGAAGTGCAAGTTTTAGTTGATAAAGAAAAAAATATATATTTAAGATATACTGATAACTCTGGTAAGACCCAAAGAGATAAATTAGATTTATCAAATTTTGTTTCAGTTGTATCAGAAAAACTTAATACATCAGAAAGTAAAGATGTAATGATTTCAGCTGATAAAGCTATTGATTATGGATTTATTGTTGAGATAATGAGCTTACTAAAAGAATCAGGAGCAAGTGCTATAAATATAGATACTGCAATCAAAAGTAGGTGA
- a CDS encoding MotA/TolQ/ExbB proton channel family protein encodes MQILKAGGILMYFILLMGIIGLYAILERFSYFLIKERNNFSKLPSDVRQLINEGKIKEAIVALNSNKSSTSVVLKEILIYGYKENKETLSALEEKGKEKAIERIKSLERNMWLLSLVANASPLLGLLGTVTGMIKAFNSIALNGTGDAGVLAKGISEALYTTAGGLIVAIPCMIFYNYFNKKIDLVVSDIEKTCTELLNHFRE; translated from the coding sequence ATGCAAATACTTAAAGCAGGTGGAATATTAATGTATTTTATTCTCTTAATGGGAATAATAGGACTTTATGCAATATTAGAAAGGTTTTCATATTTTCTAATAAAAGAAAGAAATAATTTTTCTAAATTACCCTCAGATGTAAGACAACTTATAAATGAAGGTAAAATAAAAGAAGCAATAGTTGCCTTAAATTCCAATAAATCATCAACCTCAGTGGTTTTAAAAGAAATATTGATTTATGGATATAAAGAAAATAAGGAAACTTTATCTGCACTTGAAGAAAAAGGTAAAGAAAAAGCAATTGAAAGAATAAAATCATTGGAAAGAAATATGTGGCTTCTTTCATTGGTTGCTAATGCTTCTCCATTATTAGGATTATTAGGAACAGTTACAGGTATGATAAAAGCATTTAATTCAATAGCATTAAATGGAACAGGAGATGCAGGAGTTTTAGCAAAGGGTATATCAGAAGCTCTATATACAACAGCAGGAGGACTTATTGTAGCTATCCCTTGTATGATATTCTACAATTATTTTAATAAAAAAATTGATTTAGTAGTGAGTGATATAGAAAAAACTTGTACAGAGTTGTTGAACCATTTCAGAGAGTAG